Genomic window (Argopecten irradians isolate NY chromosome 2, Ai_NY, whole genome shotgun sequence):
ATCTGGGTAGGGGGAGGTAATGGTCAGATGAATGACTTCAATACAGCAGCTCAGGATCCCATCTTCTTCAGCCATCACGCCTTTGTGGACTATCTGTGGGAGGAGTTCAGACAGCGGCAGGTACAGAATGGCATAGACCCTTCCCTCGATTACCCTGCACAGTTCGGCTCGCCCCAGCAGTCTCCACAGGCTCCAATGAGGTTTGGGAATCTGAGGAATATCAATGGCTATAGTAACCTGATAACGTCAAACATATATCAGTACGAGGCCTCGCCGACCTGCCGCAGACAAAGATCCACGTGCGGCTCGGATTATCTCCGGTGCGATACCAATAGGGCGGTACCACGCTGCGTCTCGTTACGGATGGACGAAGTATCGCTGGGCGCCAGGTTCAAACGACACACATGGAAAGCCAAAAGTAAACCAGCATGTTCTGGTTATCAACGTGCTGTACAGAACAAGTACATGTGTACCAACCAGTCGGACATTCGGGAGTGGTCCTACATACCCGTAGACGTTGTGTACCGACGACCTCCAGAGTTCGTGCGGTATCAGTCCTACCCCGTGTTTAACGGACAAGGGATGGTGAACAGTGATGTATACTCCCCTTCATCCTATGTGGGGCTGGCGACATCTCTCCCAGTGGGAAATCCTGCTAAGTACAGCGAATGTATGGATCCGCATTACACCGCCGGTAAAGTATTTATTGAGTCTAATGGGTTGAATCATTATGGATCTTACAGTGAATATGTAATGGTGGATAACCGATTGGCAATCTCGAGGACCACCGGTTACGTTGCAGTGAAATCACCAGAGTCCGGAATGACAGACGTGCACGTGTCCGCACATGATTCGTGCGGGCGCGTGTGTCGGCCATATTGTAGGACACCCGGCTCACCACAACATGACTTCCATCCATGTTCTGGGGCTATTCGCGTTACAACTGCTGCCCCAAAGCTATACGGTAGCACGTATGGCGAGATCATTCTTGATACTTGGAAATTCCCTACTGATGGGAACTGCCCGAAACCTGACGATAACTATGCACATCTGCGTTTCTTCTGTGACTACACGAATCAGTGGCCGTGGGCGGATGTCCGTCGAGCTGCGCCAAGCGTAGTTCCTTCAGTCGCTGCCAACACAACCAATACTGTGGAGAATACAGAAACTGCAATACAAGGTACAGTAGAACACACATAGCGGAAAGTAGCAACTGCCACACAAGGCATACTAGAAGTAGAACACAAATAGCAGAATATAGAGACTGCCATACATGGCAAAGTACACAAAAAGCAGAATGTAGATACTGCCATACATGGCAAAGTACACAAATAGCAGAATGTAAAGAGTGCCATACAAGGTATAGTAGAAccagaggcccatgggcctttacaGTCATTTTGTGCCAATACAAaacctcaaagaatatagtagttgcaaacaattaaggcaatacaaaagaactcgtttattagaagaagttcaggttctgatatatttgatgaaatagACCATGAATGATGTCCCTTGATCTCCATCATGCTAGAAATCCAATATCCAGTCCCTAGGCCGCtttgttatttacaagaagttgtttaaaatgtttagcctatttgaccctgtgaccttgaatgaagatcaaggtcattcattagaaaaaacttggtagcccttcatcccggcatactacatgcccaatatcagtactctgagcctcttagttatttacaagaagtcgttaaaagatcttagcctatttgacccatgtgaccttgaatgaaggtcgaGGTCCTTTATTTGAACGAACTCGGTAGCcattcatccaagcatgtcgcaggcccaatatgagaaACATGGGCCGTTTGGTTCTggagaagaaatcgtttaaagattttagccaattttactcctgtaaccttgaatgaattaaaggtcattcatttgaacaaaattggtagtcCTTTGTCAAAGCATgccgcaggcccaatatcatgtctctaggCCCCTTAGTTATTtccaagaagttgttttaaggattttagcctatttgcccctgtgaccttgaatgaaggtcaaggtcatttatttgaacaaacttggtagcctttcatcccagcatcctacgggcccaatatcagtaccctgggccgtctggttcttgagaagaagtcgtttaaagattttagcttccttgaatgaaggtcaaggtcatttatttgaacaaatttggtagccctacatcccagcatgtcacaggtccaatatcagtaccttgggccttctggttcttgagaagtcctttaaagattttagcctattagacccctgtgaccttgaatgaaggtcaaggtcatttatttgaacaaactcggttgcccttcatcccacaggcctaatatcaggtctctaaacctcttcattattcacaagattttgtttaaataattttagcttttttgaccccagtgaccttgaatgaaggtcaaggtcatttatttgaacaaatttggtagccctacatcccagcatgtcacaggtccaatatcagtaccttgggccttctggttcttgagaagaagtcgtttaaagattttagcctttttgacccctgtgaccttgaatgaaggtcaaggtcattcatttgaacaaacttggtagccctccatcccagcaacctacaggccaaatatgagtatcctgggccttccggttattgagaagaagtcgtttgaaaagtttacggacggctgacggcggacggcggactgtgcacgacgacggacggtgcatgatgacaataggtcatcctgaccattcgggtcagatgacctaactaGCTACACCCATTCAATACATTGATACAAGTCAGTGGTAGAGCGTTAGGGGTTAATATACACGcgtcgttctcagttggggtagcacggctgtaaGTCTATTTGACTCATGTGACCTGGAATGAAGGTcgaggtcatttatttgaacgaacttggtagctcttcatcacAACCTGCTACAGGCTCAATATCGtttctctaggcctcttagttattcacaagaagtcgtttaaattttttagcctatttgaccctgatCATTTTTGAGAAgtagtcgtttgaatgaaaagtttacgcacagcGCATGGTAGACGGTGCATGCTGACAATAGGTTATCCTGATCCTTCGGACAGAGCTAGATTGTTTATATCCGGTAAAATCACATGGATTACTTATTTCAATGTATTCCGAAACTATTTAGGTATCacttttatatccattttattgttaacaccAAAGATACTTGGTATTTATATTcgaagcgtatctttcatatgggtaCCGCtatcatggaaaaatccaaacACGTTCCAGTTTGCAGTGCCGTACCAATTTAGTACAACTGTTAcgaatctgcaaatggaacgcatgGTCAGTATTCTTAAGATGAAGTGTTAGTAtgggaaacatttttgtcaGATTTTCAACGGGAACTGCTATCACATGACAAGACTTTTTGTCAATGTAAAGACAGTGAATCCCTTAGCAAAAATAACTGTGAATTTACCAGTGATATTCCGGTTAAATCCCAGTTAAAACACAGTTTCCATTCATTTACCATTCATTTCAAGGTTTTTGTCTCCTCACATTTCTTCATACCAGTTTTGTATGAACAGTTAAAAGACAGTTTTCTGAAAACCTTGTTTTAACTGCTGAAAAATTTCCATTCAAAATGCAGTTTTTAGATAACTGGAATTTAACCGTATAAAAATACCAGTTATTTCACAGTTTTATTCTGAAGCAGTTCTTGTAAATAACCGTTTCTGATATCTCTGCTCTGTAACCAGTTATAAAATGCTACCATCAACAGTACTTGTGTACATATAGCCACAGCAGGGCATGGGTCAAGCCCACAGGAAGAATGTGAAAGGAGTGGGGGATATGGGAGGGGATGGAGTGGGGGGCAAATTTGAGCCTCAATCTAACATATCGTCCAATGGAAAGTAACTTCCTCTCATTTTGAATGTTAGTTTGCTGTGGCTGCACCCATAGCTAAATAAACTCCATTCATTTTCCATTCTTTTCACAGTTTTATTCTGAACAGTGGTTTTACAGTGTTTTTCCAGTTATCACTTTTAGGTCAGATAACTGCCATTGTGGCTCTATGCAGTTAAAGTCCAGTTATTTCCCAGTTACCATTCAATATACATTACTTTCACAGTTGTTTAGCAGTTATTTGCTATATTATGCAAATGAGATTTTCCAGTTTTATGACCTCACAGGTGATTGGTTCCACAAAACTTATAGTGCACAATTCATCCATAGAAATTCACTTCTTCTAGGAACAGATTCTAAAATTGTTTAACTTCAAGAAAAGCTGTTTTGACGGAGACAAGAAAATGGAATTGCCTACAACTGCTTAAGTTTTTAGGAAATGATGATAGTGTTCTACAATTGTATCTattgttttgtgatattttgaagTGAATTTCTATGGATGAATTGTGCACTATAAGTTTTCTGGAACCAATCACCTTATTTTGAAACAACTGAAAGTGAATTATATGTTTAACATGTTTGGTGATGGGATTTACTTTTCAATTGATTCTGTTGTTTCTGGGTTTATCTAACAGAGTTAGCCTTTTATTGTTAGTCATTTATCTTTACTTAATCCTATAATTGACCAAATGTCACATGTTACTCAATAGAGTTAATTATGGTATTATTGTCAACACCTGTTGGGTCAGAACTTGTAGGACCAGTTGAGTACCCCCAAGGTAAATAGTATTAATTGTCATTGATGATTGTTTAGCTCCGCCCATATTGAAATTGTCAGGCCACACCCATTTATTGCCTAATTAAGGAATTAGCCAATGAGATTTAGGATAGTGGACAAGTTTGATTATGATGAAGAATAGGATTAATAAGAACAGTAGAGAGTTGGAGTAAGAACAGAGAGAGTGAAGGTCACAATCAGGAGTGGAGAGTCTGAGAACATGGAGCTTTAATGATTGTAATTTAATATTTCGGAACTTTTGGCAGTCACcaataataaagaaaacatgGAACCAGGAACTTTGTTGTGTTGGTAATTCATGGTTAATTAACTATAACCATGCCATGGACACTGGTACTCTCAACCATCAGGGGAGATAAGCTAATTCCTCCCAAAGCAAAACGTGTTGTCCCCTGATGGTATAGTACAAGGGAGCTCACCGAAATCCCCAGCAAACTGCCCCGCAGCAGTATTGACTCGGTGAG
Coding sequences:
- the LOC138316007 gene encoding uncharacterized protein, translated to MTSQTIVTIVVVLAFVSYGAKGTIEEVSIHGDILNCYDSYSRASDITRSVGYNIHWKCMQMYIWNLVEQSSLNITLADQQWIESITSIPILQGRKKRQAQMPRVRREYRRMSNQERENYHRAVNLLKQIPIANTTRYDFIANIHRGDAIPLAHRGPNFLGWHRVYLIIYENALRQVVPGVSIPYWASSLDNELDVSERTQSVIWSDLFFGNGDGFVTSGPFSNWQTQSGPLIRNIGLFGELFSNDRIERILNRTRTSEITSPSGAPENRLEDAHDEVHIWVGGGNGQMNDFNTAAQDPIFFSHHAFVDYLWEEFRQRQVQNGIDPSLDYPAQFGSPQQSPQAPMRFGNLRNINGYSNLITSNIYQYEASPTCRRQRSTCGSDYLRCDTNRAVPRCVSLRMDEVSLGARFKRHTWKAKSKPACSGYQRAVQNKYMCTNQSDIREWSYIPVDVVYRRPPEFVRYQSYPVFNGQGMVNSDVYSPSSYVGLATSLPVGNPAKYSECMDPHYTAGKVFIESNGLNHYGSYSEYVMVDNRLAISRTTGYVAVKSPESGMTDVHVSAHDSCGRVCRPYCRTPGSPQHDFHPCSGAIRVTTAAPKLYGSTYGEIILDTWKFPTDGNCPKPDDNYAHLRFFCDYTNQWPWADVRRAAPSVVPSVAANTTNTVENTETAIQGCLLGHGCVVKTPCGPCKHGSKQACIKSGTKFAVCNGDKYTIRKCISNSQYDDVTGTCITAATAAKRK